CGAGATTCCCTTCAAGCCCGCGCGCGTGATCCTGCAGGACTTCACGGGCGTGCCGGCGGTCGTGGACCTCGCGGCCATGCGCACGGCGATGGTGGAGCTCGGCGGCGACCCCAGCAAGATCAACCCGCTGATTCCGGTGGACCTCGTCATCGACCACTCGGTGCAGGTCGACGAGTTCGGTACCGACTTCGCGCTCGCCAACAACATGGCGCTGGAATTCGAGCGCAACCGCGAACGCTACGAGTTCCTGCGCTGGGGCCAGCAGGCCTTCGACAACTTCGGCGTGGTGCCGCCCGCTTCGGGCATCGTGCACCAGGTCAACCTGGAATATCTCGCCAAGGGCGTGCAGAGCCGTCCCGAAGGCGAAGGCGTCGTCGTGTACCCCGACAGCCTCGTGGGCACCGACTCGCACACCACCATGATCAACGGCCTGGGCATCGTGGGCTGGGGCGTGGGCGGTATTGAGGCCGAAGCCGTGATGCTGGGCCAGCCCATCTACATGCTCATGCCTGAAGTCATCGGCTTCAAGATCACGGGCGCGATGCCCGGCGGCGCGACCGCGACCGACCTCGCCCTGCGCGTGACCGAGATGCTGCGCCAGAAGGGCGTGGTGGGCAAGTTCGTCGAGTTCTACGGCGCGGGCCTGAGCAACATGACCCTGCCCGACCGCGCGACGATCGCCAACATGGCCCCCGAATACGGCGCCACGATGGGCTTTTTCCCGGTGGACGAGGAAGCGCTGCGTTACCTGCGCCGCACCGGCCGCCTGGAAGACGAGATCGAGTTGGTCGAGGCCTACTACAAGGCCCAGGGCATGTTCCGCACCGACGAGACGCCCGACCCGGAGTTCACCGACACCATCGAACTCGATCTCGGGACCATCGTGCCGAGCCTCGCCGGCCCCAAGCGCCCGCAGGACCGCGTGAACCTCGACGCCATGCACACGGTGTTCGCCGAAGCGCTGACTGCGCCCGTCAAGCAGCGCGGCTTCGAGCTGGGTGAGGACGCGCTGGCCGCCCAGGGCACCATCGGCGGCACGGATATTCAGATCGGCCACGGCGCCGTGACGCTCGCCTCCATCACGTCCTGCACGAACACCTCGAACCCCAGCGTGCTGATCGCCGCCGGCTTGGTCGCCAAGAAGGCCGTCGAGAAGGGCCTCAAGAGCAAGCCCTGGGTCAAGACCAGCCTCGCGCCCGGCTCGCGCGTCGTGACCGAGTACCTCGAAGCGGCGGGCCTGCAGAGCTACCTCGACCAGATCGGCTTCAACACGGTCGGTTACGGCTGCATGACCTGTATCGGCAACTCCGGCCCGCTGCCCGAGCCCGTCGTGCAGGCTATTCAGGAAGGCGACCTTGTGGTGGCGTCGGTGCTCTCGGGCAACCGCAACTTCGAGGGTCGCGTGAACCCGCACATCAAGGCCAACTACCTCGCCTCGCCGCCTCTGGTGGTCGCCTACGCCCTGGCCGGGACGGTCGTGAACGACATCGCCCACGACCCCATTGGCACGGACCAGGACGGCCAGCCGGTGTACCTCGCCGACATCTGGCCCAGCAGCGCCGAGATCCAGACGGTCATGGACGGCGCTATCAACGCCGACATGTTCAAGCGGGTCTACGACGGCATTGAGCAGAGCAACCAGGACTGGAACGCCATCCCGGTGGCTGAGGGCGCGCTGTACGACTGGAAGGAAGACAGCACCTACATCCAGAACCCGCCCTTCTTCGAGAACCTCGCGGGTGGTCCCAGCGAGATCGTGGACATCAAGGGTGCGCGCGCGCTGGTCAAGGTGTCCGACTCGGTCACGACCGACCACATCAGCCCCGCCGGTTCCTTCAAGTCCGACACGCCCGCCGGCCGCTTCCTGGTCGAGCGCGGCATCGCGCCCAAGGACTTCAACTCCTACGGCTCGCGCCGCGGCAACGACCGCATCATGACGCGCGGCACGTTCGCCAACATCCGCCTGAAGAACCAGCTCGCCCCCGGTACCGAAGGCGGCTTTACCACCAACTTCCTGAACGGCGAAGTGACGAGCATCTACGACGCCTCGGTCGCCTACAAGGAAGCGGGCATTCCGCTCGTCGTGTTCGCGGGCAAGGACTACGGCATGGGTTCGAGCCGTGACTGGGCCGCCAAGGGCACCTTCCTGCTGGGCGCGCGCGCGGTCGTGGCCGAGAGCTTCGAGCGCATCCACCGCTCGAACCTCGTGGGCATGGGCGTGCTGCCCCTTCAGTACAAGAACGGTGACACGGCCGAGAGCCTGGGCATCAACGGCGACGAGACCTTCGACTTCATCCTGCCGGCCGACCTCGAGCCCCGTCAGGACGTGACGGTGCGCGTGACTGGCAAGGACGGCCAGAGCCGCGACATCGTGGTGCAGTGCCGCATCGACACGCCGGTCGAAATCGACTACTACAAGAACGGCGGCATCCTCCAGACCGTTCTGCGCGGCATCCTTGCCAAGAGCAAGGGCGAAGTAAAGGCCTGACCCCCTGATTCGTTCAACCGGCCCCTGCCCAGGTTCGGGTGGGGGACGGTTTTTGTGTGACAAGGTGGGGCATGGCCAGAGAAGCCCGCTTTGCCCACTGGACTAGCCTGAACTGGCGTGGGCGGCGTGGCCAAAGGGTCACGCCGCCCGCCGCCTAGAAATTATCCGGCCGGGTTGGCCTTCGGCGCCGGGCTCTGCAGGTGATGGACGAGCAGGAAGAACAAGAAGGCCCCGTCGAGCAGCAGCAGAGAGAAGAGGCCCTCGCTGGGCTGGCTGTACTGGGCATAGGCCCCCAGCAGGAAAATTAACATCAGGTTGAGCAGCAACATCGGCCGGCGCTCTGCAAAACGGAAATACCCATAGACACCGCCGCCGATACTGAACAGCACGGGAAGCACGAACGCTGCGAACATATCCTGACCCATGCCTTTAGTTTTACTTAAGTTTCATTTCAGAAACGTTACGGAACGGTGAGTTGGCTAGGGGTCCCCCAACAGGAACCGGGACGGGCTCTAGCTGTACTTCGGGGAATATTCAGGGAGAGGGTCTTGGTCAGCATCTGCGATGCTGACCTTCTTGTTAAAGCCTTTCCAACACCCGCAGTGGAGCCGACACTTCCCGACTTGGTTTTCTCCGTTCCTCACGTGTTTTCGCCACCAAGCCCAGCAGCGCTGGGCCCCGGTGTACGTGCAAGGTCTCGACTTGGTTTTCTCCGTTCCTCACGTGTTTTCGCCACCAAGCCCAGCAGCGCTGGGCCCCGGTGTACGTGCAAGGTCTGTGTAGCCCTGCCCAACGGAAAAGCATGCGACCTCTGGCTGACCAGGTCGCCCCAGGGAAGCAAGATCACCTCCAACACTTCATCACGGACAGCCCTTGGACCACGGAAGGACTGGAACGAATTCTTGCCGACCGCGCGGGACACCTCCTCGGTGGCAAAGATGCCGTGCTGATCGTCGACGACACTTGCCTTACGAAATTCGGCTCTCGGTCTGTCGGGGTTGGGCGACAATACTCCGGGCAGGCAGGGAAAATCACCAACTGTCAGTGCCTGGTTTCAGTGACCCTCGCCCGGAACGAGATTCCTATCCCCTTGCGCTTGAGGCTCTTTCTCCCCTCGGAGTGGTCGTGCAAGGTCTGTGTAGCCCTGCCCAACGGAAAAGCATGCGACCTCTGGCTGACCAGGTCGCCCCAGGGAAGCAAGATCACCTCCAACACTTCATCACRGACAGCCCTTGGACCACGGAAGGACTGGAACGAATTMTTGCCGACCGCGCGGGACACCTCCTCGGTGGCAAAGATGCCGTGCTGATCGTCGACGACACTTGCCTYACGAAATTCGGCTCTCGGTCTGTCGGGGTTGGGCGACAATAYTCCGGGCAGGCAGGGAAAATCACCAACTGTCAGTGCCTGTCGTCGACGACACTTGCCTCACGAAATTCGGCTCTCGGTCTGTCGGGGTTGGGCGACAATATTCCGGGCAGGCAGGGAAAATCACCAACTGTCAGTGCCTRGTTTCAGTGACCCTCGCCCGGAACGAGATTCCATCCCCTTGCGCTTGAGGCTCTTTCTCCCCTCGGAGTGGTCTCTGGACCCAGAGCGGTGCATACAGGCGGGTGTTCCGCAGGAACACCCGCTGAGAGCTACCAAATRTTCCGGGCAGGCAGGGAAAATCACCAACTGTCAGTGCCTGGTTTCAGTGACCCTCGCCCGGAACGAGATTCCTATCCCCTTGCGCTTGAGGCTCTTTCTCCCCTCGGAGTGGTCTCTGGACCCAGAGCGGTGCATACAGGCGGGTGTTCCKSMG
The DNA window shown above is from Deinococcus sp. Leaf326 and carries:
- the acnA gene encoding aconitate hydratase AcnA; the encoded protein is MADQAMNLFGTRDTLKVDSGQTLYFYNLNKLQGFDISRLPVSIKVLLESVLREANDYDVRREDVETVAKWSAENPEVEIPFKPARVILQDFTGVPAVVDLAAMRTAMVELGGDPSKINPLIPVDLVIDHSVQVDEFGTDFALANNMALEFERNRERYEFLRWGQQAFDNFGVVPPASGIVHQVNLEYLAKGVQSRPEGEGVVVYPDSLVGTDSHTTMINGLGIVGWGVGGIEAEAVMLGQPIYMLMPEVIGFKITGAMPGGATATDLALRVTEMLRQKGVVGKFVEFYGAGLSNMTLPDRATIANMAPEYGATMGFFPVDEEALRYLRRTGRLEDEIELVEAYYKAQGMFRTDETPDPEFTDTIELDLGTIVPSLAGPKRPQDRVNLDAMHTVFAEALTAPVKQRGFELGEDALAAQGTIGGTDIQIGHGAVTLASITSCTNTSNPSVLIAAGLVAKKAVEKGLKSKPWVKTSLAPGSRVVTEYLEAAGLQSYLDQIGFNTVGYGCMTCIGNSGPLPEPVVQAIQEGDLVVASVLSGNRNFEGRVNPHIKANYLASPPLVVAYALAGTVVNDIAHDPIGTDQDGQPVYLADIWPSSAEIQTVMDGAINADMFKRVYDGIEQSNQDWNAIPVAEGALYDWKEDSTYIQNPPFFENLAGGPSEIVDIKGARALVKVSDSVTTDHISPAGSFKSDTPAGRFLVERGIAPKDFNSYGSRRGNDRIMTRGTFANIRLKNQLAPGTEGGFTTNFLNGEVTSIYDASVAYKEAGIPLVVFAGKDYGMGSSRDWAAKGTFLLGARAVVAESFERIHRSNLVGMGVLPLQYKNGDTAESLGINGDETFDFILPADLEPRQDVTVRVTGKDGQSRDIVVQCRIDTPVEIDYYKNGGILQTVLRGILAKSKGEVKA
- a CDS encoding transposase: MPVVDDTCLTKFGSRSVGVGRQYSGQAGKITNCQCLVSVTLARNEIPSPCA